The proteins below are encoded in one region of Silene latifolia isolate original U9 population chromosome 2, ASM4854445v1, whole genome shotgun sequence:
- the LOC141640947 gene encoding uncharacterized protein LOC141640947 — protein MEIVYHEGKANVVADTLSRKLVHSLCTALSMLRLKEEMLKMGIHMIRKGEAIGDFTLEPELYDEIREKQATEPKIQEWKGAFNRGETSRFELHVDESIRFKGRWFIPNYEELKKKIMDEANNTPYSVHTGDDKLYKDLKKTFWWSNI, from the coding sequence atggaaatagtataccatgaagggaaggctaatgtagTAGCCGATACTTTGAGTAGGAAGTTGGTTCACTCTTTATGTACTGCCTTGTCCATGCTAAGGTTAAAGGAAGAAATGTTAAAGATGGGTATTCATATGATCCGAAAAGGGGAGGCAATCGGTGATTTTACCTTGGAGCCCGAATTATACGATGAAATACGAGAAAAACAAGCAACTGAACCCAAGATTCAAGAATGGAAGGGAGCCTTCAACAGGGGTGAAACATCAAGGTTTGAGTTGCATGTGGATGAAAGTATTAGGTTCAAAGGGAGATGGTTCATACCAAATTATGAAGAGCTAAAGAAGAAGATTATGGATGAAGCCAATAATACACCTTACTCGGTTCATACGGGTGAtgataagttgtacaaggacctcaagaagacgttttggtggtCAAATATATAG